From the Mesotoga infera genome, the window TCACGCTGGAAGGGCAAAGCTAACCATTACAACATAATTGCGGCAGCGAAAGAAACGAAAATGTGGCATGGTACTATCCCGATCTCTGGAAAAGGCAAAAGACATTAAGAACCGCGTGACCTTCTGGAATGATGTCAAACTTGAATGAGCGAGCAATTTTGAAAGAAAGCGATGCCTTTCGGCATCGCTTGGTAATTATCTTACTGCGTCACTCTTCCTTCTTGCTTTTCGAAAAGGTCTTCTTTAGGACGCCAAGAGCAGGACCGCCAAGAAAGACCAGAACTATTAGAATGAAAAGAACAAGTGAGATTGGCCTTGTGAAAAACTGGTCCATGCTTCCTCCTGTTTTGATAAGTCCAACCCTTAGGTTGTCCTCTACCATAGGGCCTAGAATCAAGCCTAGTATCATCGGAGCCAACGGGACAGATAGTCTTTCAAACATGAATCCAATGAAGCCAAATATCAACATAACATAGATATCGAAATAACTGTTCCTGATTGCGAAAGACCCGATCATAGAAAATAGCACGACTGCAGTCAAAACGACGCTTGTTTTCATCTTCAGAACGAAGGCGAACGCTTTGATTCCGAGATACCCAATTGGTATAAGCAGGATATTTGCCAGGATCGCAATACTGAAAACTCCGTTCACCAAATCGGGCGATTCGATGAATATCAATGGACCGGGTTTCAGACCGTACATAAGCATCGCTCCGAGGACTATTGCTGTAATAGTATCTCCTGGAACGCCGAAGACCAGAGCGGGAATCCATGTCCCACCAAGGGCTGCATTGTTCGCGCTTGTTGGAGCAATTACTCCCTTTATATTTCCCTTACCAAAGTCTTCACTGTTTCTTGAGGTCTTCTTCTCAACGCCGTAGGCAACCCACGACGCAATATCTGCACCAGCTCCAGGAAGCGCTCCCACAAAAGTACCAACAAATGCAGACTTAATTAATGTCCATTTATTCTTCCAGATTATTCCTAGAGCTTCTAATGGAGAGATCTTGACTTTTTCCGTTATCGGCGGCAGCTGGAGCTTAGAGGCGCCCTGCTGAACACGCTTCAGCACCTCGGAGATTCCGAATAAGCCTATCATAACCGGGATAAAGCCGAGACCGTCCATTAGCTCGATATTCTTGAATGTATATCTGGGGAAGCCGGTTGTAACATCTATTCCAATAGTTGAAATTGCCAAACCAAGTACTGCAGAAGTAAGCCCTTTCACCATATTTCCTTTGCTTAGAACTGCGCTCATGCTGAGCCCAAAAAGGCCGAGCCAGAAGTACTCAAAGTTTGTGAACTGAAGAGCGAAATTCGCCAGAGGAGGCGCAACCAGTATCAATAGCAGTATCCCTATCAATCCTCCGATTGCCGAGCAAAAGAGATCAAGGGTGAGCGCCAGTGATCCTTTACCCTTCTTAGCCAACTCAAATCCATCAAGAGCAGCAGCTCCTGAGGCAGGCGTTCCCGGGATTCTTAGAAATGTGGCAGGAATATCACCGGAAAAAATCGATGTAAATGAAACTCCGAGGACCATTCCAAGACCGGCGAGAGGGGTCATGTAGTAGCTTATCGGAATAATGAGGGCAACCGCCATCGTTGCCGTAAGTCCAGGTAGACCACCTACGAAAATCCCAAACGTCATTGCCATGAGGACCGGGAAGATAACGTCAGGGCTGAAGACTGCTAATACTGCATCCATCTACTCACCCCCTGACAATGTTCATGATTATTCCTTCGGGAAGAGGTATCCTGAACAGTGTCCCAAATATTAGGAAAATCATGACTGCTAGAATAGTTGAATATATGATAGAACGAAGAACTTTCACATTCAGAACGATCATCAAAATAGATGAGACAATTATTGTCCCAAGAATGAAGCCCAGCAATTCAATAATCGGCACAAAGAAAAGAATCGCCGCAACTACCGCAACAATGTTCTTAATCCCCTCAAAGGTGAACTTTTCTTCAAAAGCAATAGATGAATCCTTTGGTAACTTCTTCATCTTTATCATAACAGCGCTCTTAATGATGAAGTAGGCGCCGAATATTATCAGAATCACAGCCAGAGTAAACGGAAAGAATTTTGGACCGGGAAGCGTCTCTCCTCTTATCTTATACGCTGGAAAGGACCAGCCGAAGTAGAATATTAGCACTGCAAGAAGAATAAGAAATACCCCGAATAGTATATTCTTCACATTCATTAAATCACCCCAATTACTCAAATAGAAGAAGAGGCGGCCTGTTTGGCCGCCTTCTGTTGGCAGAACTTATTCGATAAATCCTCCGAGTTCGAGAACTTCTTTCCAGGCG encodes:
- a CDS encoding tripartite tricarboxylate transporter TctB family protein; the encoded protein is MNVKNILFGVFLILLAVLIFYFGWSFPAYKIRGETLPGPKFFPFTLAVILIIFGAYFIIKSAVMIKMKKLPKDSSIAFEEKFTFEGIKNIVAVVAAILFFVPIIELLGFILGTIIVSSILMIVLNVKVLRSIIYSTILAVMIFLIFGTLFRIPLPEGIIMNIVRG